AGAGAACAAATGCATGCATATATGGAATATCCAGAGATTTTTAGAGATGAAATATTAGAATCAAGTATCAAAATTGATATATTAATAAATAAATACATGGTTTTAACCAGTAAATAGTCCGCATTAGTGGACTTTTTTTTATTGAAAGTAAAATTGTAAGGTATAATTTTAGGACTATAAATAGCAATTAAGATTGGTAATATATTATTTATTTAAGCATATAAATTTTATATTAAATACTTCTTTACAAATGAGCTTATATAAATAGATAGGAGGTAATTATTATTATAAGTAATGAGGCTATAATAATAAGATTAATAATTGCTTTAATTATTGGGGGATTGACTGGATTAGAAAGAGAAAAATCGCATCAATTTGCAGGATTTAGAACTCATATATTAGTAGCAGTGGGTTCATGTATAACATCTATAACATCATTATTATTATTTGTTCAATATGGTTCACAAACTAGTATCGATCCAGCTAGATTAACAGCTCAGGTATTATCAGGTATAGGTTTTTTAGGAGCTGGAGCAATTTTGAAAACATCAAATGGTATAAGAGGATTGACTACAGCAGCAGGTATTTGGGCTACAGCTTGTATAGGTATAGCAATAGGATATGGATATTATGTATTAAGTATTTGTGCATGGTCATTGGTAATGATAACTCTTTATATTTTAAAAAATATCGATAAAATAATTTTTAAGAAAAAGCAAACAATATTTATTGTAAAGGTAGATAGTATAAATATTATAACTATGTTATATAATATATTTCAACAATCTCAAATTAGTGTGAAAAATATAGATATAGAAAATACAGAAGGTATATATTGGAAAATAAGTTTTTTTGTAGTATATGATAGAAGAATAATATTAGACGAACTTGTAAATGAACTAAATAACTCAAAAAATATAATTAGTGTAGATTATTTACATTAAAATAATATAAAATAAGATATAGCCATAATTAAATTAGAGGTGCATGAATTAAAAAAGTGTAAAAATTATAAAAGGTTAATCTTGTGATTTACCTAAAGAAGTTATTGAAATGGTAAATCTTGATAATAAAATTGCCTATAAGGAGAGATAATATGGGAATAGATAGAAAAAATATAGATGATAAATACAAATGGAAAATAGATTTAATGTATTCAAGTAAAGAATCTATTGATAAGGATATAGAAAATATAAAATCTTATATAAATGAAATAAAGCAATATAAGGGTAAATTGTCACAAAGCAAAGAAAATCTATACGAAGCACTTAATATATACGAAAAAGCTTCACAACTATTACAAAATTTATATGTGTACACACATATGAAGCAACATGAAGATACTAGGATAAATGAAAATCAAGCGATGGCAACAAAAACAGATATGTTATCTACAGAGCTATCTACAGCATCATCATATATGGTTCCAGAAATAATATCTATAGATGAATCTAAGCTTAAAGAATATTTAGAAGATGAAAAATTATCATTCTACAAGAAATATATAGATGAGATACTAAGGGAAAAGCCTCATACATTATCAGAAAAAGAAGAAGAGATATTAGCTGCAGTTTCAGATTTAACATCAGTCCCTGAAAATGCTTATGATATGCTATCTTATGCTGATATGGAGTTTCCAGAAATAGAAAATGAAGATGGAGAAATTGTTAAATTAACTCACTCTAATTTTTCAACATTTTTAAAGAGTAAAAATAATAGAGTTAGAAAAGATGCATTTGATGCAATGTATAAAACATATGATAAATATAAAAATACTTTTGCATCTATGCTATACGGAGGTATTAAGTCAGAAATTTTTTATTCAAAAGCTAGAAAATATGAATCTGCTTTATACGCATCTTTATTCCAAGATGATATAAGCGTTGATGTTTACAACAACCTTATAAAAGCAGTTGATGAAAATTTAGATACATTAAATAGATATGTAGATATCAAAAAGAAGTTTTTAGGATTAGAGGATATACATATGTATGACTTGTATGTTCCTTTAACTGAAAGCTTTGATATGAAAATACCTTATGAAGAAGCACAAGAAATAGTACTAAATGCATTAAAACCTTTAGGTGAAGAGTATTTAGGATTAATAAAAAGAGCTTTTGAAGAAAATTGGATAGATGTTTACGAAAATGAAGGAAAACAAGGTGGAGCTTATTCTTGGGGAAGTTATGATTCACATCCTTATATATTAATGAATTATAAGGACGACCTAAACTCTTTATTTACATTAATACATGAGTTAGGACATTCTATGCACAGTTATTATTCTAAGAAAACTCAGCCTTATCTATATTCAGGTTATAAAATATTTGTAGCCGAAGTTGCATCTACATTAAATGAATTGCTTTTAATAAATTATTTATTAGAAAAAGCAGATTCAAAAGAAGAAAGAGTATATCTTCTAAATTATTACTTAGAGCAGTTTAGAACAACTGTATATAGACAAACAATGTTTGCTGAGTTTGAAAAATTAACTCATGCTAGTGTAGAGGACGGAAATCCTCTAACAGCTAAAGAATTTAACAATATATACTATGATTTAAATAAAAAATACTATGGAAATTCAACTGTAGTTGATGAACAAATTGCACTAGAATGGGCTAGAATACCTCATTTCTATTCAAATTTCTATGTGTATAAGTATGCTACAGGATTCTCTGCAGCAAGTGCATTAAGTCAAAAGATATTAACAGAAGGTAAAGTAGCTGTTGATAAATATATAGAATTTTTAAAGAGTGGAGGTTCTGATTATCCACTTAATCAATTAAAAGCAGCTGGTGTTGATATGGAAAAGAAAGAATCTGTGGATAAAGCGCTAGAAGTATTTAAAGAATTAGTAGATAAACTAGAAAAAGAATACTAATCAAAAAAATAGCTAAAAGGTTTAAGCATTATACTTGTAGTGACCATTTAAGATTATAAAAAATAGTTGTAAAATATTATTGAATTTGAAATTTATATATTTATAAAAGCTATAATGACATAAATTTACATGTATGTTATATTAATAATATACATGTAAATTTATGAGTAAAGGTAGGAGATAGGATGGCTACAATGAAAGATGTTGCCAAGAAAGCAGGTGTAGGACTAGGAACTGTATCTAGGGTAATAAATAATCATCCTAGTGTAAAAGATGCAACCAGAGTAAAAGTACAGAAAGCTATAAAAGAGTTAGATTATTCACCTAATATAATCGCTAGAAATCTAAAAGTTTCACAGTCAGAAACTATAGCATTAATAATTCCAACGATATGGCATCCATTTTTTTCCGAATTTGCTTACTATGTTGAAGAGAATGTATCTAAAAGAGGATTTAAGCTAGTGTTATGTAACTCAGATAAAAATTATCAAAAAGAAGTAGAATATCTAGAAATGTTAAAACAAAATAAGGTAGCTGGAATCATAGCTATAACTTACAATGATATTGATAATTATGTTTCTAGTAATCTACCAATAGTAAGTGTAGATAGACATTTTAGTGAAGATGTAGTGTATGTTACATCAGATAACTATAATGGTGGTAAAATGGCAGTGAATAAGTTAATCGAAAATGGATGTAAAAAATTAGCATTTATAGGAACGACGTCTACAAGACCAACGGATGTAAAAAATAGAAAAATTGGATTTAAAGATGAGTGTATCAGACAAAGTATTGAATATACTATATTTGACGAAAAAGAGCCAGTTGAAAATTTAGAAAAAAAGATAGAAAATTATATTGATGAAAATAGGGACATAGATGGTATATTTGCTATAAATGATTTTGTGGGTTTAACTATAATAAAAATACTAGGAAGAAAAGGAATTAAAATTCCAGAGGATATAAAGATTATAGGCTATGATGGTGTAAAAATGTCTACAGAACAAGAGTTTTTGATATCAACCATAAGACAACCAGTTGAGAGAATGGCTAAGTGTGCAGTAGATTCAATATTTGATATACTTGAAAATAATATTGAAAATAAAAGAAGAGTATTACCAGTAACTTATGTAAAAGGAAGCACAACAATTATTTAAAATAAAATAAATAATAAGATTAAAATTTATTGACATCGTTTTCTTGTAGTGTTAACATATAAATATAAATGAAACGTTTCCAGGAAATTGAGCTTATTCTAAATTAGAGTGAGCCTTTATTTAACAATTAAATGGAAACGTTTCAAAAAGGGGATTAGGGAGGGAATTATGAACAATACAGTAGAGATGAATTCAAACTTGATAGAAGAAAATGACACCAATGAAAAAAAATTAAAGAAAAAATCTAAATATAAGAGTAAGCTTTCAAAAATAAAAGAACAAAGACAACTATATTTGTTACTTTTACCTGCTTTTATTTTAACTATAGTATTTAAATATATACCTATGTATGGAATACTTATAGGTTTTAAAGATTACAACCCGTTATATGGAATTACAGGTAGTGAATGGGTAGGATTTAAACACTTTATGAAGTTTTTAACATCACCAAATTTTATAGATATATTTATGAATACATTAAAGTTAAGTATATTTAGCTTGATAATAAGCTTTCCAATACCAATTATAATTGCAATAATGTTAAATATGGTTAGAAGTAAGACAAATAAGAAAAATATACAACTTATTTTATACGCACCAAACTTTATATCTGTAGTAGTAGTAGTAGGTATGTTATTTATATTATTATCGCCAACAGGGCCTATTAATCAATTGGTTACTATATTTACTGGTGAACCGATTATGTTTATGTCAGATCCTAAGTATTTTAGAACTATATATATACTAAGTGGTATATGGCAAGGCGCTGGATGGTCTTCAATTATATATGTAGCTGCACTTGCAAATGTAAGTCCAGAGCTTCATGAAGCAGCGCTAATAGATGGTGCAAATATATTCCAAAGAATAAGACATATAGATTTACCAACTTTAAAGCCGTTAATGGTAATATCATTTATATTAGCAGCAGGTGGAATTATGAGTATAGGCTTTGAAAAGGCTTATCTAATGCAAACATCGATGAATATACCAACTTCAGAGATAATAGCTACATATGTATACAAGCAAGGTTTACAAGCCGGTGATTATGGTTATTCAACAGCTATCGGATTATTTAATACAATAATAAATGTTATATTACTACTTACAGTAAATAAAGTTGTAAAACATATAAATGAAGGTGAAGGGTTATAAGAAAGGGGGGAATTTATATGAGAGTATACAATAGTAAATTAGATAGAATTGTATATAAGTTAAATGGAATTTTGATGTGTGGGGTAGTTATATCTATATTATATCCACTTATATACATACTAATAGCATCGTTTACAGATCCAACAACATTACTTAATGAAGGTATTAGTTTTAATTTTTCAGAGTGGACCTTAGAAGGATATATAACTATATTATCAGATCCTGCAATGATTAAAGGGTTTGTAAACTCATTTATATATTCCACATTATTTGCACTTATTAGTGTATCTACATCTATAATGGCAGGATATGCTTTAGCACAAAAAGAGTTAGTAGGAAGACGTTTTATATCGAATATATTTGTAGTTACAATGTTCTTTGGAGGGGGACTAATACCAACCTATCTATTAATAAAGGGCTTAGGGATGTTAGATACTATATGGGCCATAATTTTACCTGGAGCTGTAAATGTATGGAACATAATTCTTTCAAGAACGTATTTCCAAAGTTTACCTAACGAATTAAAGGAGTCAGCTAAAATAGATGGAGCGAATGATTTACAAGCATTTACAAAAATAATATTACCGCTTGCAAAACCTATAATATTAGTTTTAGTATTATATGCATTTGTTGCTCAGTGGAACTCATATTTTGATGCAATGATATATTTAAAAAATGATGATTTAGCACCACTTCAATTAGTGTTAAGAAGGATACTTATACAAAATGAACCAATGCCTGGTATGATATCTGATCAATTAGCTCTAGCAGAGTTAAAGAGATTATCAGAAATGATAAAATATGCAGCAATAGTAATATCGAGTTTACCGCTTATGATAATGTATCCATTTTTCCAAAAGTATTTTGAGGAAGGTGTAATGGTAGGATCGATAAAAGGTTAAGTTTTATATATAAATTATTAGGGGAGTGTTAAAAATGAAAAAACCAAAAAGATTGATAGCTTTAGTATTAGCAACAGGATTAGTAGTAGTTTCATTAACAGGATGTTCTTCATCTAAAACAGGAGATGCTGTAGGTCTTGGAAGTCCAGCCTATAATCTTGAAAATGTAGAATTTCCATTAAAAGAACAAGTAACACTAAATATAATGACTCAAAGTTCACCATTAGCACCACAAGACCCAAATGAAAAATTAATATATAAAAGATTACAAGAAAAAACAAACTTAAAAATCAACTGGACAAATTACACTTGGGATGAGTATGGAGAAAAGAGAAATCTAGATATAGCAGCAGGAGATATACCAGATGCTATACTTCATGCAGGTATGAGTGACTATGATTTACTTAAATATGCTGACCAAGGAGTAATAGTTCCCATAGAAGATTTGATAGATAATTATATGCCTAATTTAAAAAAGGTGCTTGATGAAAATCCAGAATATAGGAAAATGATAACAGCTCCAGATGGTCATATATACTCATTTCCATGGATAGAAGAACTTGGAGATGGTAAAGGAAGTATACAAACTGTAGATTGTACTCCATGGATAAATAAAGCTTGGTTAGATGAATTAGGATTACCAATACCAACTACTACAGAAGAATTACAAACAGCATTAAAAGCATTTAAAGACCAAGATCCTAATAAAAATGGTAAAGCAGATGAGATACCAATGTCATTTATTATAAATGATGGTCAAAATGACCCAGCATATTTATTTGGTTCATTTGGACTTGGAGATAACTGGGATCACACTATAGTTGATAATGATGGAAAGGTAATATTAACAGCAAGAGAAGAAGGATACAAAAATGCTATAAATTATTTACATGGTTTATATAAAGAAGGGTTAATTGATGCTGAAGCATTTGAACAAGATTGGAACACATATCTTGCTAAAGGTAAAGATAAGAGATATGGATTGTATTTTACTTGGGATAAAGCAAATATAACAGGTCCAGGAGATGATTATGTATTATTACCACCACTTAAAGGACCAGATGGAACACAAAATGTAGCTAGAACTAATGGTATAGGATTTGATAGAGGTAGAATGGTTATAACAACAGCTAATAAAAACTTAGAATTAACAGCTAAATGGATAGATGAATTATATAATCCAATACAATCAGTTCAAAATAACTGGGGTACATATGGTGATGATAAACAAGCTAATATATTTGAATATGATGAAGAAAACAACATGTTAAAACATTTAGATTTAAATGGAGCGGCTCCACATGAAGTTAGACAAAAATCAGAAGTTGGAGGACCTTTAGCTATACTAAATGAGTATTATGGAAAAGTTACTACTATGCCAGATGATGCAGCATGGAGATTAGAACAAATAAATACTTTAGTACCGTATATGTATGCAGAGAATATATATCCTAGTGTATTTTTCTCTAAAGAAGAGTTAGATAAGCTATCAACAATACAAACAGACTTATTTGATTATATAAATAGAATGAGAGCTGAATGGATAGTAAATGGAAAAGCAGATAAAGATTGGGACGCATACTTAAAAGAATTAGATAGACTTGGATATAGTCAATGGTTAGAAATAAAACAAGCAGGGTACGATAGAACAGCTAAATAGATAATAAAAATAAGGTCTGATAATTTAGTTTCAGACTTTATTATTTAGAAATGAGGGGGAGAAAATAGAGTGAGTGTAATAGTTAAAGAAGATAAATTAAAACAAGCTAATTCTTATGTCAAAAATAATAGAGAAAAAGTTGATAATACATACAGACAAAAGTACCATATAATGCCACCAATAGGATGGATGAATGATCCTAATGGATTTTCATATTACAATGGAGAATATCATTTGTTTTATCAATATAATCCATACAGTTCAATGTGGGGATCTATACACTGGGCACATGTAAAAAGTAAAGATTTAGTAAATTGGGAATACTTAGATATAGCTATAGCACCAGATGAAGCTTATGATATAAGCGGATGTTTTTCAGGAAGTGCAATAGAAAAAGATGGAAAGCTGTATTTAATGTATACTGGGAATCAAGACCCAGGCGGATTTGAGAACTTAAGACAAGTTCAATGCATAGCAGTATCAGAAGATGGAATAAACTTCACAAAATATGAAAATAACCCTGTAATCGATAGTACAAAGTTACCTAAAGAAGCAATAATACAAGATTTTAGGGACCCTAAAGTATACAAAAAAGGAGATAAATATTATTCTGTAATAGGATCTAGAAACCTTGATGACAGTGGACAAATATTATTATATAGTTCTGATGATTTATTAAATTGGAATTATGAAGGTAATATACTTCAAAGTAACAATGAATTTGCAAAGATGTGGGAGTGTCCAGATTTATTTGAATTAGATAATAAAGATATTCTTATTATGTCACCTCAATTTTTAGAACCTAGAGGAAATAAATATTGGAATCTACATTCAAGTTCATATATGATAGGAAATTTAGATTATAAAAATAATAAATATAACTTAGAAAAAGTTGAAGAAATTGATTATGGATTTGATTTTTATGCACCACAAACATTAATTGACAATAAAGGCAGAAGAATAATGATAGCTTGGATGCAAATGTGGGATAGAAAATTCCCTACTAATGAATTAGGTCATAATTGGGCAGGATGTATGACTATACCAAGAGAGTTAAAATTAGTCGATGACAAGTTATATCAATTACCAGTGGAAGAGCTTAAAGTTTTAAGAAAGAATGAAGTAAGTTATAAAGATATAAATATAAAAGATAATAAGAGCTTAGAGGGAATAAAAGGACAATGTATAGAACTAGAATTAGAAGTTGATATGAAGAACTCTAATGAGTTTGAAATACTTTTAATGAAAGGTAATAATCAAGAAACATCAATAAAATATAATAAAATAGATGAATTATTAGTTTTTGATAGAAGTAAAAATGGTAAGGCTTTAGGTGGAGGCGAAAAGGAAGTAAGAACTTACAGACAAACAGAAGCAAATCTTATTGATAATAAATTAAAGTTAAATATATTTATAGATAGAATGTCTGTTGAAATATTTATAAATGATGGAATAAAAACTATGTCGTCGACAGTTTATCCAGATAAAGATAGTGATAATATAGAATTCTATTGTGATAAAGAAGCTATATTAGATATTAAAAAGTGGGATATGGAGGTTAAGTAACATGCCAAAGGTATTTACTATTGGAGAAGCGCTTATAGACTTTGTTCCCATTGAAAGTGGAAAAGGATTAAAAGATATATCAGGATTTAAAAAATTACCTGGAGGTGCACCAGCAAATGTATCAGCTTGTGTTGCTAAACTTGGAGGAGAAAGTGCATTTATAGGAATGCTTGGAGATGATGGTTTTGGTGATTTTTTAGTTGAAACACTAGCATCTGAGAATGTAGACACAAGCTATATAAAAAGAACTACTAAAGCTAATACAGGTCTTGCATTTGTAGCATTAAGTAGTGAAGGAGAAAGAGAATTTTCTTTTTACAGAAATCCAAGTGCAGATATGTTACTTAGTGAATATGATATAGAAAAGTCTTGGTTTAAGGATGGAGATATACTACATTTTTGTTCAGTGGATTTAATAGAATCTCCTGTTAAGTATGCTCATAAAAAAGCTATAGAGTATGTAAAGTCAGTAGGTGGACTGATATCTTTTGATCCTAATGTTAGAAAAAATCTATGGAATGATTTAGATGAATGTAGAAAAACTATAAATGAATTTATACCATATGCTAATATATTGAAAATTAGTGATGAGGAACTTGAATTTATAACAGAAATGAATAATGTAGAAGAGGCCATAAAGTCATTGTTTGTTGGTGATGTAGAAATTATATTGTATACAAAAGGAAAAGATGGGGTAGATATATACACTAAAGAAAAATATATAAGTGTAGATGGATTTAAAGTTGAGTGTATAGATACAACTGGTGCAGGTGATTCATTTATAGGAGCTTTTTTATATAAATTATCACGAGAAGAAGTAAATCTAAAAAATGATAATCAATTAAAAGATATAGGTATTTTTTCAAATAAAGTAGCAGCACTTACAACTACAAAATTTGGAGCAATAAGTGCTTTACCGAATATAGAAGATGTGAACAATTCAGAATTAGAAGTTAGTTTCTCTTTAAACTAGATTAATACTAAAAGGCTATTATGAGTAAATTAAATTACTTTATAATAGCCTTTTAGTATTCTTATATTTACACAATCTTAACATTATTTACATTCACTTAACCAATTCATAATATTCATTTAACAAAATAATTGTAATATTAAATTGTAAAGATAAGGAATTAAACAATTTGAAATAAATTTTAAATTTAATGGAGGAATGTAATATGTTAAATAAGAGAGTAGCAACACTTTTAATAGGGACTATATTAATGGGATCATTAGCGGTAGGATGTGGTTCATCAGATAGTTCAAATTCAAACAAGATTACAATATCAGGATCAACATCAGTAGGACCAGTAGTTGAAATATTAGGAGAAGATTTTGAAGCTAAAAATGAAGGTGTAAGTATAGAAGTTCAACAAATAGGTTCTTCAGCAGGTATAAAAAATGCTATAGATGGAACTTCACAAATAGGTATGGCATCAAGAGATTTAAAAGATGAAGAAAAGGCAGCAGGATTAAAAGAAACTCAAATAGCTATAGATGGAATAGCTGTTATAACTAATAAAAATAATACAGTAAAAGATTTAACTTTAGAGCAAGTAAAAGACATATATACAGGAAAAATAACTAACTGGAAAGAAGTTGGAGGAAATGATGCTCCTATAGTAGTTGTATCTAGAGAAGATGGTTCTGGAACTCGTGATGGATTCCAAGAAAATGTTGGATTCGAATCAGAAGAATTAACTAAGGATGCTCAAATAAGTGATGGTTCAGGAAATATAAAATCAATAGTTGAAGGAAATGAAAATGCAATAGGATATATTTCTTTTGGATATGTTGATGAAAATGTAAATGCATTAACTATAGATGGTGTTGAATTAAATGCTGAAAATGTAAAAAATGATAGCTATGCTATAGCGAGACCATTCTTATTTGTTAATAAAGAAGATGTAATAACTGAACAAGGTAAAAATTTCATAGATTTCATATTAAGTGAAGAAGGACAAAATGTAGTAGAAGAAAATGGATTTATAAGTGTAAACTAATATACATAAAGTACTATGCAATTAATATTGTATAGTACTTTTTTATATTTAAAGTAATTTACATTTTATCGTTTGTAATATACTCATTCAATTGGATTAAAAACTTAACATAAACTTAACTTTATAACATAAATCTAACATAAACCTAATATAGATTTAACTTTTAAAAGTTATTATTTAATTATAGAAAATTAATAGAATTAATTTAAAGGAGAGATTGATTTATGTTGGAAAAAACTCAATCAACAGAAATTGAGAATATATACAATAGGGATAAAAATAAATACATTTTAGAGAAAGTATCAAAGAATATATTCTTTATAAGTTCATTAATAGCAGTTTTAAGCTTACTGTTAATAATCGGATTTGTATTTTATAAAGGATTAACACCATTTATATTCAAGGGATATTCTTTCATAGATTTCTTTACTGGAAGCGATTGGTTGCCAGGAAGTGATAAATTTGGTATAGCAACGATGGTTGTAGCATCAATAGTTGCTACAGTAGGAGCACTTATAATAGGGGTTCCAATTGGAATATTAACAGCAGTATTTATAGCTGAAGTTGCTCCAAAGAAGGTAGCGAAAATTATATCACCAGCAGTTGAATTATTAGCAGGTATACCATCAGTATTATACGGAATATTTGGATTAGCAGTTATAGTGCCTAATATACAAAATATATTTAATTTACCAAAGGGACAAAGTTTACTTGCTGTAATAATAGTTTTATCGATAATGATGTTACCAACCATAATATCAGTATCAGAAACAGCAATAAGAGCAGTTCCAAAGGCTTATAAAGAAGGTTCTTTAGCACTTGGAGCATCTAAGATAGAAACAATATTTAAAGTTGTATTACCAGCAGCTAAGTCAGGAATTTTAGCAGCTGTAGTATTAGGAATTGGTAGGGCTTTAGGTGAAACAATGGCAGTTATACTTGTAGCAGGAAATTCACCAGTTATGCTATCATCATTAATGGATAGTGTAAGACCACTTACGACTAATATAGCGTTAGAGATGGGATACGCATTTGGAACTCATCAAGAAATGCTATTTGCAACAGGTGTTGTATTATTTACATTCATACTAATATTAAACCTAGTATTAAATAAACTTTCAAACAAGGCGGGAAATTAATATGAGAAAGTTAAAAGAGAATTTATTAAAGTCATTAATTTATTTATCAGCATTTTTCACAGTATCAATGCTTGTAGTAATTGTAGGATATATATTTATAAAAGGAATTGGTGGAATAAATCTATCATTCTTAACAAGTAATTATTCAGCTAATGGAAGTGGAGGAATACTTCCAATGATAGTAACAACATTATATACAGTTATACTTTCTATAGCAATAGCTACACCTATAGGAATTTTGTCTGCTATATATTTACAGGAATATGCTAAAAAGGGAAAATTAGTAAATGCAATAAGATTTGCAACGGAAAGCTTAGCAGGAATACCATCTATAATATATGGATTATTTGGTGGAATTTTCTTCGTAGTAGTTTTAAATTTAAAATATTCAATATTATCAGGAGCTCTTACTGTAGCGATAATAATATTACCGGTAATAATAAGAACAACAGAAGAAGCTTTAAAGACAGTTCCAGATGGATATAGAGAAGCATCTTT
The Romboutsia ilealis genome window above contains:
- a CDS encoding glycoside hydrolase family 32 protein, which gives rise to MSVIVKEDKLKQANSYVKNNREKVDNTYRQKYHIMPPIGWMNDPNGFSYYNGEYHLFYQYNPYSSMWGSIHWAHVKSKDLVNWEYLDIAIAPDEAYDISGCFSGSAIEKDGKLYLMYTGNQDPGGFENLRQVQCIAVSEDGINFTKYENNPVIDSTKLPKEAIIQDFRDPKVYKKGDKYYSVIGSRNLDDSGQILLYSSDDLLNWNYEGNILQSNNEFAKMWECPDLFELDNKDILIMSPQFLEPRGNKYWNLHSSSYMIGNLDYKNNKYNLEKVEEIDYGFDFYAPQTLIDNKGRRIMIAWMQMWDRKFPTNELGHNWAGCMTIPRELKLVDDKLYQLPVEELKVLRKNEVSYKDINIKDNKSLEGIKGQCIELELEVDMKNSNEFEILLMKGNNQETSIKYNKIDELLVFDRSKNGKALGGGEKEVRTYRQTEANLIDNKLKLNIFIDRMSVEIFINDGIKTMSSTVYPDKDSDNIEFYCDKEAILDIKKWDMEVK
- a CDS encoding carbohydrate kinase family protein, whose translation is MPKVFTIGEALIDFVPIESGKGLKDISGFKKLPGGAPANVSACVAKLGGESAFIGMLGDDGFGDFLVETLASENVDTSYIKRTTKANTGLAFVALSSEGEREFSFYRNPSADMLLSEYDIEKSWFKDGDILHFCSVDLIESPVKYAHKKAIEYVKSVGGLISFDPNVRKNLWNDLDECRKTINEFIPYANILKISDEELEFITEMNNVEEAIKSLFVGDVEIILYTKGKDGVDIYTKEKYISVDGFKVECIDTTGAGDSFIGAFLYKLSREEVNLKNDNQLKDIGIFSNKVAALTTTKFGAISALPNIEDVNNSELEVSFSLN
- a CDS encoding phosphate ABC transporter substrate-binding protein; translation: MLNKRVATLLIGTILMGSLAVGCGSSDSSNSNKITISGSTSVGPVVEILGEDFEAKNEGVSIEVQQIGSSAGIKNAIDGTSQIGMASRDLKDEEKAAGLKETQIAIDGIAVITNKNNTVKDLTLEQVKDIYTGKITNWKEVGGNDAPIVVVSREDGSGTRDGFQENVGFESEELTKDAQISDGSGNIKSIVEGNENAIGYISFGYVDENVNALTIDGVELNAENVKNDSYAIARPFLFVNKEDVITEQGKNFIDFILSEEGQNVVEENGFISVN
- the pstC gene encoding phosphate ABC transporter permease subunit PstC, with the protein product MLEKTQSTEIENIYNRDKNKYILEKVSKNIFFISSLIAVLSLLLIIGFVFYKGLTPFIFKGYSFIDFFTGSDWLPGSDKFGIATMVVASIVATVGALIIGVPIGILTAVFIAEVAPKKVAKIISPAVELLAGIPSVLYGIFGLAVIVPNIQNIFNLPKGQSLLAVIIVLSIMMLPTIISVSETAIRAVPKAYKEGSLALGASKIETIFKVVLPAAKSGILAAVVLGIGRALGETMAVILVAGNSPVMLSSLMDSVRPLTTNIALEMGYAFGTHQEMLFATGVVLFTFILILNLVLNKLSNKAGN
- the pstA gene encoding phosphate ABC transporter permease PstA; the protein is MRKLKENLLKSLIYLSAFFTVSMLVVIVGYIFIKGIGGINLSFLTSNYSANGSGGILPMIVTTLYTVILSIAIATPIGILSAIYLQEYAKKGKLVNAIRFATESLAGIPSIIYGLFGGIFFVVVLNLKYSILSGALTVAIIILPVIIRTTEEALKTVPDGYREASLALGSTKFQTLYKVVLPSAIPGILSGVILSVGRVIGESAAILLTAGTVAQMPGGIFDSARNLTVHAYLLTKEKGDIASAASIGIVLIFIVLLLNTVAKAIAKKLNKANY